A single window of Pseudarthrobacter defluvii DNA harbors:
- a CDS encoding DedA family protein, whose product MTGFIDGLLNVSPVVAYIAVFCLVFAEDALFIGFVIPGETAAVLGGVVASRGEVQLGTMMALVVGAAVTGDSVGYEVGKHLGTRLMKTKALSRHSGRLDSAQDFLRRKGGSAVFLGRFTAFFRAVMPALAGTSRMPYGRFLAYNAAGGLAWGIGFVLLGFLAGNSYEAVAQAVGRDLAVVIAVVAVAALIAWHVRSRRRQQRRRAAGQRQD is encoded by the coding sequence ATGACCGGCTTCATCGACGGCCTCCTCAACGTCAGCCCGGTTGTGGCGTACATCGCCGTCTTCTGCCTGGTCTTCGCCGAGGACGCACTGTTCATCGGTTTCGTGATCCCCGGCGAAACAGCCGCCGTCCTTGGCGGCGTGGTGGCCAGCCGGGGCGAAGTGCAGCTGGGAACGATGATGGCCCTGGTGGTGGGCGCCGCCGTCACTGGCGACAGCGTGGGCTACGAAGTGGGCAAGCACCTGGGAACCCGGCTGATGAAAACCAAGGCGCTGTCCCGCCACTCGGGCAGGCTGGACAGCGCGCAGGACTTCCTGCGCCGCAAGGGCGGGTCCGCCGTGTTCCTGGGCCGCTTCACCGCCTTCTTCCGCGCCGTCATGCCCGCCTTGGCCGGCACGTCCCGCATGCCCTACGGCCGGTTCCTTGCCTACAACGCCGCAGGCGGCCTTGCCTGGGGCATCGGCTTCGTCCTGCTGGGTTTCCTGGCCGGCAATTCCTATGAAGCCGTAGCCCAGGCTGTGGGGCGGGACCTCGCCGTCGTCATCGCCGTGGTGGCAGTGGCGGCCCTCATCGCCTGGCACGTCCGCTCACGACGGCGGCAGCAGCGGCGGCGCGCCGCAGGCCAGCGGCAGGACTAG
- a CDS encoding phosphatase PAP2 family protein — MTSHTNRPPQAASPAEAAAVRMAALPQLRHWIAVPLLMAVLIVAAGMALRFIPALTSADMSVDAELSHDHTAPLTGVAMVINAVFSPAGGVLMIAALCLYLLLVRRSPVNAVATGLVAAGGWVSSELFKVLVARHRPDSTALFNPLIPEPGTDSFPSGHVALASALAIALFLLARGTRWQRPAAVLGIVVPVVVAFSRVYLGVHYPTDVTASFLTAATGAAFLTGLWNRFGLALLARVPFLAKLGPVPVPQA, encoded by the coding sequence TTGACGTCCCACACCAACCGCCCGCCCCAGGCAGCGTCCCCCGCGGAGGCCGCGGCCGTGCGCATGGCAGCCCTCCCCCAGTTGCGCCACTGGATTGCAGTGCCCCTCCTCATGGCAGTCCTCATCGTGGCGGCCGGTATGGCGCTGCGGTTCATCCCCGCCCTGACGTCGGCGGACATGTCCGTGGACGCAGAACTCAGCCATGACCACACAGCACCCCTCACGGGCGTGGCCATGGTCATCAATGCGGTGTTCAGCCCGGCAGGCGGCGTCCTGATGATCGCAGCCCTGTGCCTCTACCTGCTGTTGGTCCGCCGCAGCCCCGTAAACGCGGTCGCGACAGGACTGGTGGCTGCCGGCGGCTGGGTGAGCAGCGAACTGTTCAAGGTACTGGTGGCGCGGCACCGCCCCGACTCCACCGCCCTGTTCAACCCCCTGATCCCCGAACCGGGCACGGACAGCTTCCCGAGCGGCCACGTGGCGCTGGCCTCCGCGCTGGCCATCGCCCTCTTCCTGCTGGCGCGCGGGACCCGGTGGCAACGGCCCGCGGCCGTCCTCGGAATCGTCGTGCCGGTCGTCGTCGCATTCTCGCGCGTCTACCTCGGCGTGCACTACCCCACCGACGTCACCGCGTCCTTCCTCACAGCAGCCACAGGGGCCGCATTCCTGACCGGCCTGTGGAACCGCTTCGGCCTGGCGCTGCTGGCCCGGGTGCCGTTCCTGGCAAAGCTCGGTCCCGTCCCCGTTCCCCAGGCCTAA
- a CDS encoding type I restriction-modification enzyme R subunit C-terminal domain-containing protein: METRIARLASIGTLPDTEEAKRFDFLMLQTELASLQGKSLGPLRTKVQAVAAALQDQPNVPAIAAQLQLIEGVLDDEEWNSVSVEWLEEIRLKLRELVHLIEKRRRNVVYTNFQDELGELEEIELTGASNGHVDLARYRDKIRQYLHQYQEHASIQRLRRNRQLTALDLSELERILLESGLGSPEDLNRAAADGLGLYVRCLVGLDRDAVQEALEGFVAGTTLTSQQLDFLQVLTNHLVDNGRVPPSALFDSPYNELAPSGPDVLFGDEKVVQLFSILRDIEGRARVVQAG; this comes from the coding sequence TTGGAAACGCGCATCGCCAGGCTCGCTTCTATTGGCACCCTACCTGATACCGAGGAGGCCAAGCGGTTTGACTTCCTCATGCTGCAAACCGAACTCGCGTCGCTCCAGGGCAAATCACTGGGACCCCTCCGGACCAAGGTCCAGGCAGTTGCCGCCGCCCTGCAGGACCAGCCAAACGTTCCGGCCATCGCCGCGCAACTCCAACTGATCGAAGGAGTCCTCGACGACGAAGAGTGGAACTCGGTGTCGGTGGAATGGCTGGAGGAGATCCGGCTCAAGCTGCGGGAATTGGTGCACCTTATCGAAAAGCGCCGCCGGAACGTTGTCTACACCAACTTCCAGGATGAACTGGGGGAGCTGGAAGAGATTGAGCTCACCGGTGCCAGCAACGGGCATGTGGATCTGGCCCGGTACCGCGACAAGATCCGCCAGTACCTCCACCAGTATCAGGAGCATGCCTCCATCCAGCGCCTCCGCCGGAATAGGCAGCTTACCGCTTTGGACCTCTCCGAGCTCGAGAGGATCCTCCTCGAGAGCGGTCTGGGCTCCCCCGAGGACCTCAACCGTGCAGCTGCCGACGGACTCGGGCTCTACGTGCGGTGCCTTGTTGGCCTGGACCGCGATGCAGTGCAGGAAGCTCTGGAAGGCTTCGTAGCCGGGACAACCCTGACATCACAGCAGCTCGACTTCCTGCAGGTCCTGACGAACCACCTTGTGGACAACGGGAGGGTGCCGCCGTCGGCACTCTTCGATTCCCCCTACAACGAACTGGCACCCTCGGGGCCTGACGTCCTGTTCGGGGACGAGAAGGTTGTCCAGTTGTTCAGCATTCTCAGGGACATCGAAGGGCGGGCACGAGTAGTTCAGGCCGGGTAG
- a CDS encoding DEAD/DEAH box helicase family protein: MGAATVNSNFGFMLEDWPDLAQQARRSEQFARLDPRASVFYARYTVERLVEWLYKVEPALALPYKEDLNALLSEPRFKNLVGSAIGNKLTIIRKAGNNAVHNAVSPTLQGAELVLRELHHVCYWLARNYAKNGSQLPPSLAFDAAHLAPAPKAAAPQQSPEQLQELEAQLKARDDALAKAAAESASLAAQLAQLQAEVAEAKKQNQAVPDRHDYDEALTRRHLIDLDLHEAGWPLDNVEDREFKVDTMPTSNGTLTGTGYVDYVLWGADGLPLAVVEAKRTTKDPHIGKQQAKLYADCLERRYGRRPVIYYTSGYETWIWDDTMYPERPVQGFHTRDQLQLFINRRQTRKPLAEQQIDDAIVERPYQHNAIRAVTEAYEKNCERKALVVMATGTGKTRTVVALAKLLQEANWAKRVLFLADRVALVKQAANAFKTHLPGSGPVILGAGEDADSRIHVATYPTMMNLINQTEGKLGKRKFGIGHYDLIVVDEAHRSVYQKYRAIFSYFDSLLVGLTATPQSEVDRNTYSLFGIEDNVPTFAYELNEAIDAGYLVPPRVVPVPLKFPYEGISYDDLPEAEKEHWDEVEWDEEGEIPDSVDANALNSWLFNADTVDKALEVLMTHGHKVAGGDRLGKTIIFAKNNLHAQFIEDRFDKNYPHLKGHFARVITHQVNYAQNLIDDFSQRENNPHIAISVDMLDTGIDVPEAVNLVFFKMVRSKTKFWQMVGRGTRLCPNLYGPGEDKEDFFIFDLCRNAEFFNAGMAGNEGSVDRSLAESTFATRVQLLRTTADLTWDTNVPFVMDLRKSLQHTVDRLPRDNFLVKPARKWGGQVRGARSMGCTGCRRLRGVGNAHRQARFYWHPT; encoded by the coding sequence ATGGGGGCAGCGACAGTGAACAGCAACTTTGGCTTCATGCTGGAAGACTGGCCAGACCTGGCACAGCAGGCCCGCCGCTCTGAGCAGTTTGCCCGGCTTGACCCGCGCGCCTCGGTTTTCTACGCCCGGTACACCGTGGAGCGGCTCGTCGAATGGCTGTACAAGGTCGAGCCAGCACTCGCTCTTCCCTACAAGGAGGACCTCAACGCCCTGCTCAGCGAGCCCAGGTTCAAGAACCTCGTCGGCAGCGCAATCGGCAACAAGCTCACCATCATCCGCAAAGCCGGAAACAACGCCGTCCACAATGCCGTCTCTCCGACGCTGCAGGGTGCCGAACTCGTCCTTCGGGAACTGCATCACGTCTGCTACTGGCTTGCGAGGAACTACGCGAAGAACGGCAGCCAGCTGCCGCCGTCGCTGGCGTTCGACGCCGCACATCTCGCTCCGGCGCCAAAGGCTGCAGCCCCGCAGCAGTCGCCGGAGCAGCTGCAGGAGCTGGAAGCGCAGCTGAAGGCACGTGACGACGCGCTGGCCAAGGCCGCAGCCGAGTCCGCAAGCCTTGCTGCCCAGCTGGCGCAGCTCCAGGCCGAGGTAGCCGAGGCCAAGAAGCAGAACCAGGCCGTCCCGGACCGCCACGACTACGACGAAGCGCTGACGCGCCGACACCTGATCGATCTGGATCTCCACGAGGCCGGCTGGCCGCTGGACAACGTGGAAGACCGCGAGTTCAAAGTCGACACCATGCCCACGTCCAACGGGACGCTGACCGGCACCGGCTACGTGGACTACGTCCTGTGGGGCGCAGACGGCCTGCCGCTCGCGGTGGTAGAGGCGAAGCGGACCACCAAGGATCCGCATATCGGGAAGCAGCAGGCCAAGCTCTACGCGGACTGCCTGGAACGGCGGTACGGCCGCAGGCCCGTCATCTACTACACGTCCGGCTATGAGACCTGGATCTGGGACGACACCATGTACCCGGAGCGGCCGGTCCAGGGCTTCCACACCCGCGACCAGCTGCAGTTGTTCATCAACCGCAGGCAGACGCGGAAGCCGCTGGCCGAGCAGCAAATTGATGACGCCATCGTGGAGCGTCCGTACCAGCACAACGCCATTCGCGCTGTGACCGAGGCCTACGAGAAGAACTGTGAGCGAAAAGCCCTGGTTGTCATGGCAACGGGCACTGGCAAGACGCGTACCGTCGTCGCGCTGGCGAAGCTGCTGCAGGAGGCGAACTGGGCCAAGCGCGTCCTGTTCCTGGCTGACCGCGTTGCCTTGGTGAAACAGGCCGCCAACGCGTTCAAAACGCATCTGCCCGGCTCCGGACCGGTCATCCTGGGCGCCGGCGAGGACGCCGACAGCCGGATCCATGTGGCCACGTACCCGACGATGATGAACCTCATCAACCAGACCGAGGGAAAGCTGGGCAAGCGGAAGTTCGGCATTGGCCATTACGACCTCATAGTGGTGGACGAGGCGCACCGGTCCGTTTACCAGAAGTACCGGGCCATTTTCAGCTACTTCGACTCGCTTCTGGTCGGCCTCACGGCGACACCCCAGTCGGAAGTGGACCGGAACACTTACAGTCTTTTTGGGATCGAAGACAACGTTCCCACCTTCGCCTATGAACTGAACGAGGCCATTGATGCGGGGTACCTCGTTCCTCCACGCGTGGTTCCGGTCCCGCTGAAGTTCCCCTATGAAGGGATCTCCTACGATGACCTTCCGGAAGCCGAAAAGGAGCACTGGGACGAAGTCGAATGGGATGAAGAGGGTGAAATCCCTGACTCGGTGGACGCCAACGCCCTGAACTCCTGGCTCTTTAACGCCGACACCGTGGACAAGGCGCTGGAAGTCCTCATGACGCACGGCCACAAAGTCGCCGGCGGGGACCGCTTGGGAAAGACCATCATCTTCGCCAAGAACAATCTCCACGCCCAATTCATCGAGGATCGTTTCGACAAGAACTACCCGCATTTGAAGGGCCACTTCGCGAGGGTGATAACTCATCAGGTGAACTACGCTCAGAACCTGATCGACGATTTCTCACAGCGGGAAAATAATCCCCACATCGCGATTTCCGTGGACATGCTGGACACCGGCATAGACGTTCCGGAGGCCGTCAACCTTGTCTTCTTTAAGATGGTCCGGTCCAAAACCAAGTTCTGGCAGATGGTGGGGCGCGGCACCCGGCTTTGCCCCAACCTCTATGGCCCCGGCGAGGACAAGGAAGACTTCTTCATCTTCGACCTGTGCCGCAACGCGGAGTTCTTCAATGCGGGCATGGCCGGCAATGAGGGGTCAGTTGACAGGTCCCTGGCCGAAAGCACCTTCGCCACGCGAGTCCAGCTTCTGCGGACGACGGCGGACCTCACCTGGGACACGAACGTCCCCTTCGTGATGGACCTGAGGAAGTCCCTGCAGCACACGGTTGACCGGCTCCCCCGCGACAACTTCCTGGTGAAGCCGGCACGCAAATGGGGTGGACAGGTTCGCGGAGCCCGCAGCATGGGATGCACTGGATGTCGAAGACTTCGAGGCGTTGGAAACGCGCATCGCCAGGCTCGCTTCTATTGGCACCCTACCTGA
- a CDS encoding restriction endonuclease: MSEPAPESFVTEVPIWPALIVPVLQALEDGRTLHRKDLFHQAADKAGLSESARLETLNSGGLRYEQRMGWVLSHVIRANWMDRPTKGHYCITDEGRRWLKENPGGINYSQARELFAKHWPKSEKPTDPTQPAAPDQVAAEELEPVEQIEDGINRIHAEVGVSLLARLREGHPDFFEEAVVKLLLKMGYGGAEQRGRRIGGTGDGGVDGVIDQDALGLDRIYVQAKRYADGNTVGRETIQAFVGALHGVGASRGVFITTSAFTSGARQYAENVPSRIILIDAARLVGLMIKYRVGVQVKQTYDVVELDEDFFE; the protein is encoded by the coding sequence ATGTCAGAACCAGCACCTGAGTCGTTCGTGACGGAAGTTCCAATTTGGCCCGCACTTATTGTTCCCGTCCTGCAAGCGCTCGAGGACGGGCGGACTCTGCACCGCAAGGACCTGTTTCATCAGGCCGCTGACAAAGCCGGCCTTTCAGAGTCGGCACGCCTTGAGACTCTCAATTCAGGTGGACTTAGGTACGAGCAGCGCATGGGCTGGGTGTTGAGCCACGTTATTCGGGCCAACTGGATGGACCGGCCCACCAAGGGGCACTACTGCATCACTGATGAGGGCCGCCGATGGCTCAAAGAGAACCCAGGCGGCATCAACTACAGCCAAGCCCGCGAACTCTTCGCGAAGCACTGGCCCAAGTCTGAAAAGCCGACGGACCCCACGCAACCAGCTGCCCCGGACCAAGTCGCGGCCGAAGAACTGGAGCCTGTCGAGCAGATCGAGGACGGGATCAACCGGATCCATGCGGAGGTGGGCGTCTCGCTGCTCGCCCGACTCCGCGAGGGCCATCCCGACTTTTTCGAAGAAGCAGTGGTCAAGCTGCTCCTGAAGATGGGCTACGGCGGCGCCGAACAGCGGGGCCGCCGCATCGGTGGCACCGGGGACGGTGGCGTAGATGGGGTCATAGATCAGGACGCTCTCGGACTCGACCGGATCTACGTTCAGGCCAAACGGTACGCCGACGGCAACACGGTGGGCCGCGAAACCATCCAGGCTTTTGTGGGTGCTCTACACGGCGTCGGCGCGTCCCGGGGCGTCTTTATCACTACCAGTGCCTTCACCTCCGGAGCACGGCAGTATGCAGAGAACGTTCCCTCCCGGATCATCCTGATCGACGCCGCCCGGTTGGTAGGCCTCATGATCAAGTACCGGGTGGGCGTCCAGGTCAAGCAGACCTACGACGTGGTGGAGCTGGACGAGGACTTCTTCGAATAG
- a CDS encoding restriction endonuclease subunit S, producing MNSTLGEVCSIIMGQAPSGDTYSATQGVPLIAGAGDFSRGVLSPKKYTSQPTKLSRAGDVVLSIRASIGDKVWSDGEYCLGRGVAALRAGAQLDRNFLWHWLGHIEPTLRAKAKGATFLQVNRSDITELPLPVPPLDEQRRIAAILDKADELRTKRRAALAHLDALTQSIFHAMFGDPVTNPRNLPRLALPEIGRLYSGGTPSKATPENWEGDVPWFSPKDIKESFLENSKDHISPQVTETTSLKLLPAKTVVFVVRGMILAHSFPVAMLRRPATINQDLKAIQPYKPIEPEFLLACLQAQHGHAVSLVETAAHGTKKLTADGLSKIYVFEVSLERQQEFAGQVSAVERLKQAHRKHLAELDALFASLQHRAFKGEL from the coding sequence ATGAACTCGACGCTCGGAGAAGTCTGCTCGATCATTATGGGACAGGCTCCAAGCGGGGATACTTACTCCGCCACTCAAGGCGTACCTCTCATCGCGGGAGCAGGCGACTTTAGCAGGGGCGTGCTCTCACCGAAAAAATACACCAGCCAACCGACCAAGCTTTCGCGTGCTGGTGATGTGGTCTTGAGCATCAGAGCCTCGATTGGTGACAAAGTTTGGTCCGACGGCGAGTATTGCTTGGGTCGCGGCGTAGCAGCGCTGCGCGCGGGAGCCCAGCTCGACAGGAATTTCCTCTGGCACTGGTTGGGTCATATCGAACCTACCCTTCGAGCCAAGGCAAAAGGGGCCACGTTTCTTCAGGTCAACCGCTCGGACATCACAGAACTCCCACTTCCAGTTCCACCGCTCGACGAGCAGCGGCGGATTGCTGCGATCCTGGACAAGGCCGATGAGCTCCGGACTAAGCGCCGCGCGGCCCTTGCCCACCTCGATGCCCTGACCCAATCAATCTTCCACGCAATGTTCGGCGACCCTGTGACCAATCCTCGGAACCTTCCCCGGTTAGCCCTGCCGGAGATCGGCCGTCTCTACAGTGGGGGCACTCCTTCCAAGGCGACTCCTGAAAACTGGGAGGGTGATGTCCCCTGGTTCAGCCCCAAGGATATAAAGGAATCGTTCTTGGAAAATTCCAAGGATCACATCTCGCCACAAGTAACTGAGACCACCTCGTTGAAGCTGCTACCAGCGAAAACAGTTGTATTTGTAGTGCGCGGGATGATACTGGCACATTCGTTTCCTGTAGCGATGCTGCGCCGCCCGGCCACGATCAACCAAGATCTTAAGGCGATCCAGCCTTACAAACCTATCGAACCGGAATTCCTGTTGGCATGCCTGCAAGCCCAACACGGGCATGCAGTAAGCCTTGTGGAAACAGCCGCGCACGGTACCAAGAAACTCACGGCTGACGGCCTTAGCAAAATCTACGTTTTTGAGGTCTCCCTAGAACGCCAGCAAGAATTCGCAGGGCAGGTATCCGCCGTCGAGCGCCTGAAGCAGGCGCACCGCAAGCACCTCGCCGAGTTGGACGCTCTGTTCGCTTCACTCCAACACCGCGCTTTCAAGGGGGAACTCTGA
- a CDS encoding HsdM family class I SAM-dependent methyltransferase codes for MDSINMDRKDTKGDLYEYMLSKLASAGTNGQFRTPRHIIDLMVAMTSPKPLEAICDPASGTCGFLVQAGQYLRDNNPSLLTDAETGKFFHHQQFHGYDFDSTMLRIGSMNMLLHGVENPDISYRDSLADLHADEEEKYDLILANPPFAGSLDYDNVAKDLLKVVKTKKTELLFLALFIKLLKPGGRAAVIVPDGVLFGSTGAHKSLRKTLVEGHKLDAVVKLPSGVFKPYAGVSTAILFFTKTNSGGTDHVWFYDVKSDGFSLDDKRTALGSSDLPDALARWNERTTAELERERTDQSFCVPLSEIAANDYDLSLNRYKEIVHEDIEHADPEEILLALNGLEAEIAEGMAELQELLK; via the coding sequence GTGGACAGCATCAACATGGACCGCAAGGACACCAAGGGTGACCTGTACGAGTACATGCTCTCCAAGCTTGCCTCGGCGGGTACCAACGGTCAGTTCAGGACGCCCCGCCACATCATTGATCTCATGGTGGCCATGACGTCGCCCAAACCGCTCGAGGCAATCTGCGACCCGGCGTCCGGCACCTGCGGGTTCCTAGTGCAGGCCGGCCAGTACCTCCGGGACAACAACCCCAGCCTGCTGACCGACGCGGAGACCGGCAAGTTCTTCCACCACCAGCAGTTCCACGGTTATGACTTCGACTCAACCATGTTGCGCATCGGCTCGATGAACATGCTGCTGCACGGCGTCGAAAACCCTGATATCTCATACCGCGATTCTCTGGCCGACCTGCATGCCGATGAGGAGGAGAAGTACGACCTCATCCTGGCCAACCCGCCGTTCGCTGGAAGCCTGGATTACGACAATGTGGCCAAAGACCTGTTGAAGGTCGTCAAGACGAAGAAGACGGAACTCCTGTTCCTGGCGCTCTTCATCAAGCTGCTCAAGCCGGGAGGTAGGGCGGCCGTCATCGTCCCCGACGGCGTGCTGTTCGGTTCTACCGGCGCCCACAAGTCACTGCGGAAGACGCTCGTCGAAGGGCACAAGCTCGACGCCGTGGTGAAGCTCCCCTCCGGCGTCTTCAAGCCGTACGCAGGAGTTTCCACCGCCATCCTGTTCTTCACCAAGACCAACTCCGGCGGCACGGATCATGTCTGGTTTTACGACGTGAAGTCCGACGGCTTCAGCCTCGACGACAAGCGCACAGCGCTGGGTTCGTCCGATCTCCCCGACGCTCTCGCCCGCTGGAACGAACGTACGACGGCGGAACTTGAGCGTGAGCGCACCGACCAGTCATTCTGTGTGCCGCTTTCGGAGATCGCTGCGAACGACTACGACCTGTCGCTGAACCGGTACAAAGAGATCGTGCACGAGGACATCGAGCACGCGGACCCGGAAGAGATTCTGCTTGCATTGAACGGACTCGAGGCCGAGATTGCCGAGGGCATGGCAGAACTGCAGGAGTTGCTCAAATGA
- a CDS encoding IS3 family transposase (programmed frameshift) encodes MARRHTPEQVIAKVRQGQKMLNDGRPMVEVIKELQVTEATWYRWLNQYGSEKNAEASKRTKELEKENARLKRLLAEKELAIDILNEVAKGKFLSPEPRRRAVRMAVEKFGASERFACAVLGQNRSAFRKKKPDMGFEEARLRAALRAVAGQHPAWGWRKVRWHLLAQPEWDGVVLNRKRVRRLWRDEGLVCKPRARKKRRTGPGAGEQKRLTAQYPMHVVSFDFQSDVTSCGRHIRFFNVIDEYTRTALAVIPRRSFKAADVVAVLENIIAETGTAPTYVRCDNGPEFTAAALIEWCNTAGVDTAFIDPGSPWQNGFIESFNAQFRREQLSGEIMDTMAEAKYLADEWKAIYNHERPHGSLNGMTPKRYWENWTQENQLAIA; translated from the exons ATGGCACGCAGACACACCCCTGAGCAGGTCATCGCCAAGGTCCGGCAGGGCCAGAAGATGCTCAATGACGGGCGCCCGATGGTCGAGGTAATCAAGGAGCTCCAGGTTACCGAGGCGACCTGGTATCGGTGGTTGAACCAGTACGGGTCCGAGAAGAACGCCGAGGCGTCCAAACGGACCAAGGAGCTGGAGAAAGAGAACGCCCGGCTTAAGCGGCTGCTGGCGGAGAAGGAACTGGCCATCGACATCCTGAACGAGGTGGCCAAGGGAAAAT TTCTGAGCCCCGAACCCCGCCGTCGTGCCGTGCGCATGGCGGTGGAGAAGTTCGGGGCGTCCGAGCGTTTCGCGTGCGCGGTGCTGGGGCAGAACCGGTCCGCGTTCCGCAAGAAGAAGCCCGATATGGGCTTTGAGGAAGCCCGGCTCCGTGCAGCCTTGCGCGCCGTCGCCGGGCAGCACCCCGCGTGGGGCTGGCGGAAGGTGCGCTGGCACCTGCTGGCTCAGCCTGAGTGGGACGGCGTGGTGCTGAACAGGAAGCGGGTGCGACGGCTCTGGCGCGATGAAGGCCTGGTCTGTAAACCCCGGGCGAGGAAGAAGCGCCGGACCGGGCCCGGCGCCGGTGAACAGAAGCGCCTAACTGCCCAGTACCCGATGCATGTGGTCAGTTTCGACTTCCAGTCCGATGTGACCTCTTGCGGACGGCACATCCGGTTCTTTAACGTCATCGACGAATACACCCGCACGGCGCTGGCGGTCATTCCGCGCCGGTCGTTCAAGGCCGCCGACGTGGTCGCTGTGTTGGAGAACATCATCGCCGAGACCGGCACCGCCCCGACCTACGTGAGGTGTGACAACGGGCCCGAATTCACCGCCGCCGCACTGATTGAGTGGTGCAACACCGCCGGCGTGGATACCGCCTTCATTGACCCGGGATCACCCTGGCAGAACGGCTTCATCGAGTCCTTCAACGCCCAGTTCAGAAGGGAACAACTCTCCGGAGAAATCATGGACACCATGGCCGAAGCCAAGTATTTGGCCGACGAATGGAAAGCTATCTACAATCATGAACGGCCCCATGGATCCCTGAACGGCATGACGCCGAAGCGCTACTGGGAAAACTGGACGCAAGAAAACCAATTAGCTATCGCATAG
- a CDS encoding type I restriction-modification system subunit M N-terminal domain-containing protein, with the protein MITGEIKSQVDKVWNTFWSGGISNPLEVIEQITYLLFLKRLDENHTREEKRANLLGQPLQNAVFPDGLDPQGRPYSDLRWSKFKDFSQSEMFTVFSQSIFPFLRNELPKQSNGEDSTYSNHMKDAQFKIPNAGVLKQVVWLGPQIEVQCLCEFRVREWTQEEIHESWHADTPLSRSSPRSGRARRCSMTGARWSR; encoded by the coding sequence GTGATCACAGGTGAAATCAAGTCCCAAGTAGACAAGGTCTGGAATACGTTCTGGAGCGGCGGAATCTCCAACCCCTTGGAAGTCATCGAGCAGATCACGTACCTGCTGTTCCTGAAGCGCCTCGACGAGAACCACACGCGCGAAGAGAAGCGCGCCAACCTGCTGGGCCAGCCCCTGCAGAACGCGGTGTTCCCCGACGGGCTGGACCCGCAAGGCCGCCCCTACTCGGACCTACGCTGGTCCAAGTTCAAGGACTTCTCCCAGTCCGAGATGTTCACCGTCTTCTCCCAGAGCATCTTCCCGTTCCTTCGTAACGAACTGCCCAAGCAGTCGAATGGCGAGGATTCAACCTACAGCAACCACATGAAGGACGCGCAGTTCAAGATTCCGAACGCCGGCGTCTTGAAGCAGGTGGTGTGGTTGGGTCCCCAGATAGAAGTCCAGTGTTTGTGTGAGTTTCGTGTCCGAGAATGGACGCAGGAGGAAATTCACGAATCATGGCACGCAGACACACCCCTGAGCAGGTCATCGCCAAGGTCCGGCAGGGCCAGAAGATGCTCAATGACGGGCGCCCGATGGTCGAGGTAA
- a CDS encoding uracil-DNA glycosylase, protein MTIDWDEKKALLQEPNIAKVTQLCDELMEKKPDSIVPYIDPVHDEDECRIISLQASPGKGTESGFVSHNNDDEAARRATQIYELAELDPRYVMPWNAYPWIRESGSPSALSVQEKTDGLRPFRQFLKINSRVSAIIAHGTDASTFLTLFEKTYHSSLKNAGIKIYKASALGGRAFAVSEAKQEELLAKNVETYRDAMQRAGIQHL, encoded by the coding sequence GTGACGATTGATTGGGACGAAAAAAAGGCCCTGCTACAGGAACCGAACATCGCGAAGGTAACGCAGCTTTGCGATGAATTGATGGAAAAGAAGCCCGATTCCATCGTCCCCTACATCGACCCCGTGCACGACGAAGATGAGTGCAGGATCATCAGCCTCCAGGCCAGCCCCGGCAAGGGGACCGAGTCCGGATTCGTCTCGCACAACAACGATGACGAAGCGGCCCGCCGCGCCACCCAGATTTACGAGCTTGCTGAGCTTGACCCCCGTTACGTTATGCCCTGGAACGCCTACCCCTGGATCCGGGAAAGCGGCAGTCCCTCGGCACTTAGTGTCCAGGAGAAAACCGACGGTCTTCGCCCGTTCCGGCAGTTCCTCAAAATCAACTCCCGGGTTTCGGCCATCATCGCTCATGGTACCGACGCATCCACCTTCCTGACGCTGTTCGAGAAGACCTACCACTCGTCACTGAAGAATGCCGGCATCAAGATCTACAAGGCCTCCGCCCTTGGCGGCAGGGCCTTTGCTGTTTCTGAGGCCAAGCAGGAAGAACTCCTCGCCAAGAACGTCGAGACCTACCGGGACGCGATGCAGCGGGCAGGCATCCAGCACCTCTGA